CAGCTGAAGGTTATGACTCTCTTGAGAAAACTAAAAGCTATATTTGTAGTGTATCTGGTGCTGAACTTAATGTTTGCGTTGGATTAACAAGATTGGGTTTTAAATGTGAGTATATGACTATACTTGGAAATGATCCTTTTGGAAAGCAGTTATTAAATTTCTTTGAAAAGGAAAAAATAGGTACAAAATATTTAAGTATTGACAAAGTGAATAAAACAGGTATACAGTTAAAAGCAAGAGTATTAGATGGTGATCCTGATATACATTATTTCAGAAAAAATTCAGCAGCAAGTAAAATAACTAAAGAATATATAGATAAGATTGATTTTAATGAATTTGATTTAATACATATAACTGGTATACCTTTAGGTATATCTGAAAGTTTCAGACAAACTATTTATTATCTTATAAAAAAAGCTAAAGAAAACAATAAATATATAACATTTGATCCAAATTTAAGATTACAAATGTGGGATAGTATTGATGAAATGAAAGCACTGGTAAACTATGTTTCAAGTAATGCTAATTTAATCTTACCTGGTATAAATGAAGCTAAATTACTTTTAAATTTAGAAAATATAGATGATATTGCAAAAAAATATCTTGAAATGGGTATAGAAAAAATAATAATTAAAGATGGTGCTAAAGGTTCTCACTATTACGATAAAGAAAAACATTTATTTGTTCCTAGTTTTAAAGTTGAACATATAGTTGATACTGTAGGTGCTGGTGATGGATTTGCTGTAGGTATAATATCATCAATACTTGATAACTTAAGCGAAGAAGAAATGTTAACTAGAGCTAATGCTATAGGTGCTATTCAAATTCAACACCAAAGTGATAATGAAGGACTACCAACAAGAAAAAAATTAGAAACTTTTATTTTAAATAATTAGAAAGAAGGAAAAATGAAAGAATTAATTTTAAAAAAAATAGAAAATGATAAGCTAGTTGCTGTAATTAGAGGGAAAGATGATATTGATGCTTATGAAATATCTAAAAAAGTTATAGAAGGTGGAATAAAAATAATAGAACTTACTTTTTCAACTCCATATGTTGAAAATACTATAGAAAAACTTTCTAAAGAAAATATTAAAGATGTTTTAGTAGGTGCTGGAACTGTACTTGATGATATTACTGCAAGAATAGCTATACTTAAAGGAGCAAAATTTATAGTTTCTCCTCACTTAGATACAGATATAGCTAAAGTATGTAATAGATATCAAATACCATATTTACCAGGATGTGCAACTGTAACAGAAATTGTTAAAGCATTAGAATCGGGTGTTGATTTAATAAAACTATTCCCTGGAGACTTACTTGGACCAACATATATAAAAAATGTAAAAGGTCCTTTAAAATATGCTAAAATGATGCCTTCTGGTGGTGTAAGTATAGATAATATGGATAAATGGCTTGAAAATGGTGCCTTTGCCTTAGGTATAGGAAGTGCATTAACTAAATATGTAGCAACTAAAGGATATGAAGGTGTACGTGAAGAAGCTGAAAAATTTGTAAATAAATTTAATTCAATTAAGTAATATATATTTCAATTAGAAGAAGCCCAAATTCGGACTTCTTCTTTTTTATATCTTGCTATAAAAAAACATATACCTAAACTTTCTAGTAATTTAATATCCAGTTTTTGGTATATGTTTTTATTCTATCTATTTTCTTCTTCTAACCTAAGTAAATATTTTTTAATATCCACACCATATTTATATCCACCTATATAACCATCTTTCTGTTTAACTCTATGGCAAGGTATGATTATTGGTATAGGATTTTTATTATTTGCATTTGAAACTGCTCTTGCATATTTTTTTTCTTTATACATAACAGCTTCATCATAATATGAAATCACATCTCCATATGGAATCTTTTTTAAAACTTCCCATACTTCTAATTGAAATTCACTCCCTTCTAGTTCTAAAGGTACATCAAATTCTTTTCTTTTACCTTTAAAATATTCCATCAATTCTTTTTTACATTTTTTAGTAATTTCATTTTCCTTAAATTCTTTTGGAATTTCTTCTACATTTAATTCTATAGAACATATGGCTTTATCATTTCCTTTAATAACTATATTACCTATAAAATCATGCTTTATATATGATATATACATACTATTTTTCCATTCTAAACTGTATTTCTTCTGTTAATTTACCATCTTTAATATATGGTAGGTCTACAGGTAATTTACCTTTAGCTTTTTCTTTAGTTAAAATCAATTCTAATGCAGCTGGTATATTAGGACCAAATGCCTTATTTCCTCCATCAAGTTCTGTAGGATCCATACCTTTAAATCCATAAGATATTGCTACTATATCATAATTTAAATGAGCAACTACATCATAAGGTTTATTTATACTTACATATATTTTTTGTGCACCTTGAACTTGTGATATAACATTAGGAACTTTTGTTCTATACACTTCTGGGTTTAATGAAGATTCATTTGCCATCATACCATAAACAAATATTGTATCATATTTATTTTCTGCTATTAATTTAAGTACATCTACATCAGTCTTATCGTTATATTTTAAAATACTATAACTAAAGAAAGGAACTTTTCCTTCTGAGAACAATCTATTTATTGCAAATCTTGTAACAGCTTCTTGATTATCATCCCCTACAATAAATAAAGCCTTATTAATATTTTTTAATCCACTATCTTTTATAACAGTTATTGCATCTTTAGAAACTTGTCTTTCAAGATTTCTATTTTCTTTAGATCCTATAACATTTAATGCATTTTGAAGTTTTACATTAACATCAGTATTATCTTTAACTATTCCTCTATCTTGTTTTAACTTATTAATTCTTGCTATTGACTCATTAACTCTATCAATACTTATTTCACCTTTTTTAACTGCTTCTACTAATTTATCTATTGATTCATCTAATGCTTTAACATCTTTTAATGAATGAAGTCCTATAGGCATTAATAAGATATCTACACCTGCATTAATAGATAATTTCATAGCTTCAGTAGGCCCTAAATTATCAGATATAGCTTTCATTCCTAAAGCATCTGTTATTACCACGCCATTGAATCCTAATTTATTTCTTAAGATTCCAGTTATAATATCATCTGATAATGTTGCTGGATATAATATTTTTTCTCCATTTTGAGCAACAAAATAGTCTTTTTCTATTTGTGGTAATTGAACATGTGCTGTCATTATCATATCAAGACCATTATTAATAGCTTCTTTAAATGGAACAAGTTCTGTATTATATAATGTATTGTAATCTTTATCCACTGATGCCATACCTAAATGAGTATCTATAGCTGTATCTCCATGTCCTGGGAAATGTTTCCCAACAGCTATTATTCCTTGATCTTGCATACCTTTTATCATAGGAATAGAAAGTTCTGATACAAGTTTAGGGTTAGATGAAAATGATCTTAATCCTATTACTGGGTTTTTAGCATTATTATTAACATCTATAACTGGTGCTAAGTTTGTATTAATACCTAAACTTTTTAATTCTTTAGCAATTAATGCACCTACCTTGTTTGAATAATCTTTACTTCTTGTTGCTCCTATTGCCATATTACCAGGGAAATTAGTTCCTGTCCCAAGTCTTGTAACTATTCCACCTTCTTGATCTATAGAAATTAACATAGGTATTTTAGAAGCTTTTTGTAATTCATCTACAAGTCTAACAGTTTGATCTGTAGTTTTAACATTTTGTGCAAAAAGAATAACTCCATTAAAATTATGATTAGAAATAACTTCTTTAACTTCTTCATTCATTTTATCAAAGTCTTTTCTTTCAGTTTGACCTTCCATAGTCCAATATCTAAAATCGGGCATAATTAAATATTCAATCTTATCCCTTATTTCTTTATCATTAGCAAGTGATAAAAATGGTAAGAAAATAAAGAAAAGTAATATTTTAAATACTTTTTTCATAACATCATTCCTCCTTAATATTCTAATATATTGTACCTCTCTTTTGAAAATAGTCAATATTTATTTTCAATATTAAAATTAGTTTCTGAAAACAGAAACTAACTTAGTCTTATCTAATATACTATATATTTCTCAAGTAT
This sequence is a window from Pseudostreptobacillus hongkongensis. Protein-coding genes within it:
- a CDS encoding bifunctional 2-keto-4-hydroxyglutarate aldolase/2-keto-3-deoxy-6-phosphogluconate aldolase translates to MKELILKKIENDKLVAVIRGKDDIDAYEISKKVIEGGIKIIELTFSTPYVENTIEKLSKENIKDVLVGAGTVLDDITARIAILKGAKFIVSPHLDTDIAKVCNRYQIPYLPGCATVTEIVKALESGVDLIKLFPGDLLGPTYIKNVKGPLKYAKMMPSGGVSIDNMDKWLENGAFALGIGSALTKYVATKGYEGVREEAEKFVNKFNSIK
- a CDS encoding glycoside hydrolase family 3 protein, which translates into the protein MKKVFKILLFFIFLPFLSLANDKEIRDKIEYLIMPDFRYWTMEGQTERKDFDKMNEEVKEVISNHNFNGVILFAQNVKTTDQTVRLVDELQKASKIPMLISIDQEGGIVTRLGTGTNFPGNMAIGATRSKDYSNKVGALIAKELKSLGINTNLAPVIDVNNNAKNPVIGLRSFSSNPKLVSELSIPMIKGMQDQGIIAVGKHFPGHGDTAIDTHLGMASVDKDYNTLYNTELVPFKEAINNGLDMIMTAHVQLPQIEKDYFVAQNGEKILYPATLSDDIITGILRNKLGFNGVVITDALGMKAISDNLGPTEAMKLSINAGVDILLMPIGLHSLKDVKALDESIDKLVEAVKKGEISIDRVNESIARINKLKQDRGIVKDNTDVNVKLQNALNVIGSKENRNLERQVSKDAITVIKDSGLKNINKALFIVGDDNQEAVTRFAINRLFSEGKVPFFSYSILKYNDKTDVDVLKLIAENKYDTIFVYGMMANESSLNPEVYRTKVPNVISQVQGAQKIYVSINKPYDVVAHLNYDIVAISYGFKGMDPTELDGGNKAFGPNIPAALELILTKEKAKGKLPVDLPYIKDGKLTEEIQFRMEK
- a CDS encoding methylated-DNA--[protein]-cysteine S-methyltransferase; the encoded protein is MYISYIKHDFIGNIVIKGNDKAICSIELNVEEIPKEFKENEITKKCKKELMEYFKGKRKEFDVPLELEGSEFQLEVWEVLKKIPYGDVISYYDEAVMYKEKKYARAVSNANNKNPIPIIIPCHRVKQKDGYIGGYKYGVDIKKYLLRLEEENR
- a CDS encoding sugar kinase produces the protein MKKILLVGEAMMLLTAEGYDSLEKTKSYICSVSGAELNVCVGLTRLGFKCEYMTILGNDPFGKQLLNFFEKEKIGTKYLSIDKVNKTGIQLKARVLDGDPDIHYFRKNSAASKITKEYIDKIDFNEFDLIHITGIPLGISESFRQTIYYLIKKAKENNKYITFDPNLRLQMWDSIDEMKALVNYVSSNANLILPGINEAKLLLNLENIDDIAKKYLEMGIEKIIIKDGAKGSHYYDKEKHLFVPSFKVEHIVDTVGAGDGFAVGIISSILDNLSEEEMLTRANAIGAIQIQHQSDNEGLPTRKKLETFILNN